In Brucella melitensis bv. 1 str. 16M, a genomic segment contains:
- a CDS encoding YbaB/EbfC family nucleoid-associated protein, which produces MRDMMGMMKQAKELQAKMKAMQDEIATMEASASSGGGLVTVTLSGKGTLSALKIDPSLMKEDEVEILEDLIIAAHNDAKAKLEAAMAEKTQSLTAGLPIPPGFKLPF; this is translated from the coding sequence ATGCGTGACATGATGGGCATGATGAAACAGGCGAAGGAATTGCAGGCCAAGATGAAGGCCATGCAGGACGAAATCGCCACGATGGAAGCCTCGGCCTCTTCGGGCGGTGGCCTGGTGACGGTCACGCTTTCCGGCAAGGGCACCCTGTCGGCGCTGAAGATCGACCCGTCGCTGATGAAGGAAGACGAGGTGGAAATCCTCGAAGACCTTATCATCGCCGCCCATAACGACGCCAAGGCGAAGCTCGAAGCCGCCATGGCCGAGAAGACGCAATCGCTGACAGCCGGCCTGCCGATCCCTCCGGGGTTTAAGCTGCCGTTTTGA
- the recR gene encoding recombination mediator RecR: MSKRIAGPEIERLIQLLARVPGLGPRSARRAALHLIKKKEALLVPLGGAMQEAAEKVRICSCCGNVDTSDPCTICTDERRDPATLIVVEDVSDLWALERADTMNVRYHVLGGRLSPLDGIGPDDLNIKGLVERVASGAIKEVILAVNATVEGQTTAHYITDQLSNFDVRVTRLAHGVPVGGELDYLDEGTLAAALRARTTL; this comes from the coding sequence ATGTCCAAACGAATAGCCGGTCCTGAAATCGAACGTCTGATCCAGCTTCTGGCCCGCGTGCCGGGGCTCGGACCGCGCTCGGCCCGCCGTGCGGCGCTGCATCTCATCAAAAAGAAGGAAGCGCTTCTGGTGCCGCTTGGCGGCGCCATGCAGGAGGCCGCTGAAAAGGTGCGCATCTGTTCGTGTTGCGGCAATGTCGATACGTCCGACCCGTGCACGATCTGCACCGATGAGCGCCGCGATCCGGCAACTTTGATTGTCGTGGAGGACGTATCCGATCTCTGGGCGCTGGAGCGGGCAGACACAATGAATGTGCGCTATCATGTATTGGGTGGCCGCCTGTCACCGCTCGATGGCATCGGCCCGGACGATCTCAACATCAAGGGGCTGGTGGAGCGGGTTGCAAGCGGCGCCATCAAGGAAGTGATCCTCGCGGTCAACGCCACTGTCGAAGGCCAGACGACCGCCCATTACATCACAGACCAGCTATCGAATTTCGATGTGCGCGTGACACGGCTTGCCCATGGCGTTCCCGTTGGCGGCGAACTTGACTATCTGGATGAAGGCACGCTTGCTGCTGCGTTACGGGCGCGAACCACGCTTTAA